A DNA window from Salvelinus sp. IW2-2015 linkage group LG4q.1:29, ASM291031v2, whole genome shotgun sequence contains the following coding sequences:
- the LOC111961314 gene encoding fructose-1,6-bisphosphatase 1, with translation MSDRGSFDTNVVTLTRFVLEEGRKAKGTGELTTLLNSICTAVKAISTAVRKAGIANLYGIAGSTNVTGDQVKKLDVLSNDLVINMIKSSFTSCVLVSEENERALIVEPEKQGKYIVCFDPLDGSSNIDCLVSIGTIFAIYRKTTDDEPNEKDALQSGRHIVAAGYALYGSATMMVLSTGQGVNCFMLDPSIGEFILTDKDVKIKKRGKIYSLNEGYAQHFYXDVTEYLKKKKYPEDGSAPYGGRYVGSMVADVHRTLVYGGIFLYPANVKSPKGKLRLLYECNPMSFIIEQAGGMATTGEMNVLDIQPENIHQRVPVVLGSPEDVQEYIAIYKKTRM, from the exons ATGTCTGACCGAGGCTCATTTGACACTAATGTCGTTACCCTCACGAGATTCGTgctggaggagggaaggaaggcgAAGGGAACGGGAGAACTGACAACCCTCCTCAACTCCATCTGCACAGCGGTCAAAGCCATCTCCACCGCCGTCAGGAAAGCTGGGATTGCCAACCT CTATGGCATTGCTGGGAGCACCAACGTCACAGGTGACCAGGTAAAGAAGCTAGATGTTCTGTCCAACGACCTGGTCATCAACATGATTAAGTCCTCCTTCACCTCCTGTGTCCTGGTGTCAGAGGAGAACGAGAGGGCCCTCATCGTGGAACCAGAGAaacag GGAAAATATATTGTGTGCTTCGACCCACTTGATGGCTCGTCAAACATTGACTGTCTTGTATCAATTGGAACAATTTTTGCCATCTACAGAAAG ACGACAGACGATGAGCCCAATGAGAAGGACGCACTGCAGTCTGGACGTCACATTGTTGCCGCCGGTTACGCCCTCTACGGCAGTGCCACCATGATGGTACTCTCTACAGGACAAGGGGTCAACTGCTTCATGCTGGACCCT TCCATCGGGGAGTTCATCCTAACAGACAAGGATGTGAAGATCAAGAAGAGAGGAAAGATCTACAGTCTAAACGAAGGTTATGCTCAGCACTTCTACCYAGACGTCACAGAGTACCTGAAGAAAAAGAAATACCCAGAG GATGGCAGTGCCCCCTATGGTGGGCGTTATGTTGGTTCAATGGTGGCTGATGTGCACAGGACTTTGGTGTACGGAGGCATCTTCTTATACCCCGCCAATGTCAAGAGCCCCAAGGGCAAG CTGAGGCTGCTGTACGAGTGCAACCCCATGTCGTTTATCATCGAGCAGGCTGGAGGCATGGCCACCACGGGGGAGATGAACGTGCTGGACATCCAGCCAGAGAACATCCACCAGCGGGTTCCTGTCGTCCTGGGCTCCCCTGAAGACGTCCAGGAGTACATCGCCATCTACAAGAAGACACGCATGTGA